A genomic stretch from Cellulomonas sp. KRMCY2 includes:
- the eutJ gene encoding ethanolamine utilization protein EutJ translates to MIGDLAATMAALEAVMVPEPLAERPTGIKVGVDLGTAYTVLIALDADDRPLAAVYEFADVVRDGVVTDFVGAIDLVRRLKRKAELRLGVPILAAHGAYPPGVARSEVRAVQHVIEAAEMECTGLVDEPTAANAVLRLRDGIVVDVGGGTTGVAVVQDGVVVHTADEPTGGTHLTLVIAGALGISFDEAEALKKDPQQQSRLFPLIRPVMEKVASILTTATRGWPTPMAYLVGGTASFPGFAEVVTEASGIDTVVPVAPLFVTPLGIARNGAVHAPSYGSTELGMVPR, encoded by the coding sequence ATGATCGGCGACCTCGCCGCGACGATGGCGGCGCTCGAGGCGGTGATGGTGCCCGAACCCCTGGCCGAGCGGCCCACCGGGATCAAGGTCGGCGTCGACCTCGGTACCGCATACACCGTGCTGATCGCACTCGATGCCGACGACCGACCGCTCGCGGCGGTCTACGAGTTCGCCGACGTCGTCCGCGACGGTGTGGTGACCGACTTCGTCGGCGCGATCGACCTCGTCCGTCGACTGAAGCGGAAGGCCGAGCTCCGGCTCGGGGTGCCGATCCTGGCCGCGCACGGCGCGTACCCACCAGGCGTGGCGCGCAGCGAGGTGCGCGCCGTCCAGCACGTCATCGAGGCAGCCGAGATGGAGTGCACCGGGCTGGTGGACGAGCCGACAGCCGCGAATGCGGTGCTCCGGCTGCGGGACGGCATCGTCGTCGACGTCGGCGGTGGCACCACCGGCGTCGCGGTGGTCCAGGACGGTGTCGTGGTGCACACGGCTGACGAGCCGACCGGGGGCACCCACCTGACCCTCGTCATCGCCGGCGCCCTCGGGATCTCCTTCGACGAGGCCGAGGCCCTGAAGAAGGACCCGCAGCAGCAGTCCCGGCTGTTCCCGCTGATCCGGCCGGTGATGGAGAAGGTCGCCAGCATCCTGACGACAGCGACGCGTGGATGGCCGACGCCGATGGCCTACCTGGTCGGCGGGACGGCGTCCTTCCCCGGCTTCGCCGAGGTCGTGACCGAGGCCTCGGGGATCGACACGGTCGTGCCCGTCGCGCCGCTGTTCGTGACGCCGCTCGGTATCGCCCGCAACGGCGCAGTCCATGCACCCTCGTACGGATCCACAGAGCTGGGCATGGTGCCCAGATGA